A genomic window from Cytobacillus suaedae includes:
- a CDS encoding penicillin-binding protein 2 — MVIKKRGLTIIFLILLCLIGLVARLVQLQLTHTESFSSNRVNLIEESVVQRTQEMVIDQGRGRFVDRNNLALTHEYHPTLVLFPFLKNIEWPVSDLAKVVGVKERDIERSIEDAKEPFVFSIKGKPFELTQIQMSEINRLKIPGVFAINRQYELDTKIAEHLIGLVRENEELLYKRYPDKTYLSKRTMLGITGLQATFDEFLLPEGEAKLLYHVSGDGSPLFGIDVKYSAPANPFYPVAIKTTIDREIQQLVESTIKKHTIEKGGLILLDIETNDILAMVSKPSINFQNPFGDDGAENQMLMSQFPGSVFKTVIAAAAIERNVNFTNRIFDCDLNLYGDGPSQYDHGPLNFKDSFAKSCNYTFAELANEIIKEEPNFIEEYAQKLGLLGPVGWHGDVFRYNDFIQMPKEYPGRIWSDNRDKSSVKAVAQTAIGQKDVRVTPLAIANMMATIARGGEKMQVRSVSDVLYKNGTTLFSFPEHKLDGESVSPYTAMRLQELLRSVVQSGTGIRFNSLPYEVAGKSGTAETGKVSSEGNKNLVNKWFAGYFPFKNPKYALVVVDLDRKDGNSVTNSVFYDVVKGLYELDNKAQSSY; from the coding sequence ATGGTCATAAAAAAAAGAGGGTTAACAATTATCTTTTTAATTCTTCTTTGTTTGATAGGATTAGTTGCGAGGCTAGTGCAACTTCAACTTACACATACAGAGTCTTTTTCAAGCAACAGAGTCAATTTAATTGAAGAAAGTGTTGTTCAAAGAACCCAAGAGATGGTAATAGATCAGGGGCGTGGGAGATTTGTAGATCGTAATAATCTTGCCTTAACTCATGAATATCATCCAACCTTAGTTCTTTTTCCTTTCTTAAAAAATATCGAGTGGCCGGTTTCAGATTTAGCGAAGGTTGTAGGAGTCAAGGAAAGGGACATAGAACGGTCGATAGAGGATGCAAAGGAACCATTTGTATTTTCAATAAAGGGTAAGCCCTTTGAACTTACCCAAATTCAAATGAGTGAAATAAATCGATTAAAAATACCAGGAGTGTTTGCAATCAATCGGCAGTATGAACTAGATACAAAAATTGCCGAACACTTAATAGGTCTTGTACGAGAAAATGAGGAGCTACTCTACAAAAGATATCCGGACAAAACCTATCTATCTAAAAGAACGATGTTGGGAATAACTGGATTACAAGCCACCTTCGATGAATTTTTATTACCAGAAGGAGAAGCAAAATTACTTTATCATGTATCTGGTGATGGTTCTCCTTTATTTGGGATTGATGTAAAATACTCCGCACCTGCAAATCCTTTTTATCCAGTTGCAATTAAAACAACGATTGATAGAGAGATTCAGCAATTAGTTGAGAGTACTATTAAAAAACATACGATTGAAAAAGGTGGCTTAATTCTATTAGATATAGAAACGAATGATATACTCGCTATGGTTAGCAAACCAAGTATTAACTTTCAGAACCCTTTTGGAGATGATGGGGCCGAAAATCAAATGTTGATGTCTCAGTTCCCAGGCTCCGTATTTAAGACTGTTATTGCAGCTGCGGCTATTGAGAGGAATGTCAATTTTACCAATCGTATATTTGATTGTGATCTTAATTTGTATGGAGATGGACCATCACAATACGATCATGGTCCATTAAATTTTAAGGATAGCTTTGCGAAAAGCTGTAATTATACCTTTGCTGAACTTGCAAATGAAATTATTAAAGAAGAACCAAACTTTATAGAAGAATACGCACAGAAGCTAGGTTTACTTGGACCAGTCGGCTGGCACGGAGACGTATTTAGGTATAATGACTTTATCCAAATGCCAAAAGAGTATCCTGGGAGAATTTGGTCAGATAATCGAGATAAAAGTTCAGTGAAGGCTGTTGCTCAAACAGCGATAGGACAAAAAGATGTAAGAGTAACTCCTTTGGCTATAGCTAATATGATGGCAACAATTGCACGTGGTGGCGAAAAGATGCAAGTTAGGTCAGTAAGTGATGTACTCTATAAAAATGGAACTACTTTATTTTCCTTTCCGGAGCATAAGCTAGATGGAGAATCCGTTTCACCCTATACTGCAATGAGACTTCAAGAGTTACTAAGATCGGTAGTCCAAAGTGGTACAGGAATTAGGTTTAACTCTTTACCATATGAAGTAGCTGGTAAATCAGGAACTGCAGAAACAGGAAAAGTATCAAGTGAGGGAAATAAGAATCTAGTGAATAAATGGTTTGCAGGTTATTTTCCTTTTAAGAATCCAAAGTATGCTCTTGTAGTTGTAGATTTAGACAGGAAAGATGGGAATTCAGTTACTAATAGTGTATTTTATGATGTAGTAAAAGGACTTTATGAACTTGATAATAAAGCCCAATCTAGTTATTAG
- the greA gene encoding transcription elongation factor GreA: MAVDKVFPMTEEGKQKLEQELEQLKSVKRKEVVERIKIARSFGDLSENSEYDSAKEEQAFVEGRITTLENMIRNAKIIVDDNGDSNTVSLGKSVTFVELPDGDEETYTIVGSAEADPFEGKISNDSPIARSLMGKQVGDKVNVQTPGGDMQVKIVSIK; this comes from the coding sequence ATGGCAGTAGACAAAGTTTTTCCTATGACAGAAGAAGGTAAACAAAAGCTAGAACAAGAACTTGAACAATTAAAATCAGTTAAACGTAAAGAAGTAGTTGAACGTATTAAAATAGCAAGAAGCTTTGGAGACCTGAGTGAAAACTCTGAGTACGACTCAGCAAAAGAGGAGCAGGCATTTGTTGAGGGACGTATAACAACTCTTGAAAATATGATTCGCAATGCAAAAATCATTGTGGATGATAATGGAGATTCAAATACAGTTTCTTTAGGAAAGTCAGTAACTTTTGTTGAATTACCTGATGGTGATGAAGAAACGTATACAATCGTAGGTAGTGCTGAAGCTGATCCATTTGAAGGTAAAATTTCAAACGATTCACCTATTGCTAGGAGCCTAATGGGTAAACAAGTAGGCGACAAAGTAAACGTACAAACTCCTGGTGGAGATATGCAAGTAAAAATTGTTTCAATTAAATAA
- the udk gene encoding uridine kinase: MGKKPIVIGIAGGSGSGKTSVTKSIYEHFKGHSILVIEQDSYYKDQSHLQYEERLDTNYDHPLAFDNDLLINHIHDLLNYRQIDKPVYNYTLHTRADEVILVEPKDVIILEGILVLEDERLRHLMDIKLFVDTDADIRIIRRMLRDIKERGRTIDSVIDQYVTVVRPMHNQFIEPTKRYADLIIPEGGQNHVAIDLMVTKIQTILEQKEIL; the protein is encoded by the coding sequence ATGGGGAAAAAGCCAATTGTAATTGGCATTGCTGGAGGCTCCGGCTCTGGTAAAACCAGTGTTACTAAATCAATTTATGAGCATTTTAAGGGACACTCAATACTTGTAATAGAGCAGGATTCTTATTATAAGGACCAAAGTCATTTACAATATGAGGAACGATTGGATACGAATTATGATCATCCCCTTGCCTTTGATAATGACTTGTTAATTAATCATATCCATGACTTATTGAATTATAGGCAAATTGATAAACCGGTCTATAATTATACCTTGCATACCCGAGCGGATGAGGTCATCTTAGTTGAACCTAAGGATGTAATCATTCTTGAAGGAATTTTGGTACTAGAAGACGAACGACTTCGACATCTGATGGACATAAAACTATTTGTTGACACAGATGCTGACATTCGAATTATCCGTAGAATGCTTCGCGATATAAAAGAAAGAGGCAGAACCATCGATTCTGTGATTGATCAATACGTTACAGTTGTGCGTCCAATGCATAATCAATTTATTGAACCAACAAAAAGGTATGCTGATTTAATCATACCTGAAGGTGGTCAAAACCATGTTGCTATTGATCTAATGGTAACAAAAATTCAAACAATTCTTGAACAAAAAGAGATTTTGTAA
- a CDS encoding U32 family peptidase, with translation MTTIKSDLISEIIDGKRVIVKKPELLAPAGNLEKLKIAVQYGADAVFIGGQEYGLRSNADNFSQEEMAEGVEFAKKYGARIYVTTNIFAHNENMDGLDEYLKGLENAGVAGIIVADPLIIETCKRVAPKLEIHLSTQQSLSNWKAVQFWKEEGLERVVLARETSAEEIREMKEKVDIEIETFIHGAMCIAYSGRCTLSNHMTARDSNRGGCCQSCRWDYDLFSLENNNQEVALFTEEDPAFAMSPKDLNLIQSIPKMIELGIDSLKIEGRMKSIHYVATVVSVYRKVIDAYCADPENFEIKIEWLEELDKCANREAASAFFEGVPGYKEQMYGNHSKKTTYDFAGLVLDYNEQTGIVTLQQRNYFKPGDVVEFFGPEIENFTQKVEKIWDEEGQELDVARHPLQIVKFKVDKPLFPNNMMRKGL, from the coding sequence ATGACAACAATAAAATCTGATTTAATTTCAGAAATCATAGATGGTAAGCGTGTCATTGTCAAAAAGCCGGAACTATTAGCTCCAGCTGGAAACCTAGAGAAATTAAAAATAGCAGTCCAATATGGTGCTGATGCTGTATTTATCGGTGGACAGGAATATGGTTTACGATCAAATGCCGATAATTTTTCACAAGAAGAGATGGCAGAAGGCGTAGAATTCGCAAAGAAATATGGGGCAAGAATTTATGTAACGACTAATATTTTTGCTCATAATGAAAATATGGATGGATTAGATGAGTACCTTAAGGGCTTAGAAAATGCAGGTGTAGCGGGAATTATAGTTGCAGATCCACTTATTATCGAAACTTGTAAAAGAGTAGCTCCAAAGTTAGAAATTCACCTGAGTACTCAGCAATCTCTGTCCAACTGGAAAGCGGTACAATTCTGGAAAGAAGAAGGTCTTGAACGAGTTGTGTTAGCTCGTGAGACAAGTGCTGAAGAAATCCGTGAAATGAAGGAAAAAGTGGATATCGAAATTGAAACATTTATTCATGGAGCAATGTGTATTGCGTATTCTGGCCGTTGTACGTTAAGTAACCACATGACTGCAAGGGACTCCAATCGTGGTGGCTGCTGTCAATCTTGCAGGTGGGATTATGACTTATTCAGCTTAGAGAATAATAACCAAGAAGTAGCTCTATTTACAGAAGAAGATCCAGCATTCGCAATGAGCCCAAAAGATTTAAACTTAATTCAATCCATCCCAAAAATGATTGAACTAGGCATAGATAGTTTGAAGATTGAAGGCCGAATGAAGTCAATTCATTATGTTGCAACAGTGGTTAGTGTATATCGCAAAGTAATTGATGCATATTGTGCAGACCCTGAGAACTTTGAAATTAAAATAGAATGGCTTGAAGAGCTTGATAAATGTGCGAATCGTGAAGCAGCTTCAGCTTTTTTTGAAGGAGTTCCAGGGTATAAAGAACAGATGTATGGAAATCATAGCAAAAAGACTACCTATGATTTTGCTGGACTTGTATTAGATTATAACGAACAAACAGGCATTGTTACTTTACAGCAACGAAACTACTTTAAACCAGGTGACGTAGTAGAATTCTTTGGACCTGAGATCGAAAACTTTACACAAAAAGTAGAAAAGATATGGGATGAAGAGGGACAAGAACTTGATGTGGCGCGTCATCCGCTACAAATTGTTAAATTTAAAGTAGACAAGCCATTATTCCCTAACAACATGATGCGAAAGGGGCTTTAA
- a CDS encoding U32 family peptidase: MNKPELLLTPTSVSDIVPLIDAGADAFVIGEQKFGLRLAGEFSREEVKEVVSLAHESGKKVYVAMNALFHNEKVEELGEYLTFLQSINVDGVVFGDPAVLMAAREYAPDMKLHWNTETTATNWYTCNYWGRKGAKRAVLARELNMDSIVEIKENAEVEIEVQVHGMTCMFQSKRNLIGNYFEYQGKELAVEKNKLENTMFLFDKERDNKYPIFEDENGTHIMSPNDICIIDELAEMVDVGIDSFKIDGILKSSEYLIEVTKKYREAIDLCVNNREEYEDKKDSYLEEIEDIQPKNRPLDTGFFFKETVY, translated from the coding sequence ATGAACAAACCAGAATTATTACTAACTCCAACTAGTGTTTCAGATATAGTACCGTTAATTGATGCAGGAGCTGATGCATTTGTTATTGGTGAGCAAAAGTTTGGTCTACGCCTTGCAGGTGAATTTTCAAGGGAAGAAGTTAAAGAAGTAGTATCACTTGCACATGAGAGCGGTAAAAAGGTATATGTGGCTATGAACGCACTATTCCATAATGAGAAAGTAGAAGAGTTAGGAGAATATTTAACCTTTCTTCAATCGATAAACGTAGATGGTGTTGTCTTTGGAGACCCTGCAGTTTTAATGGCAGCACGTGAATATGCACCTGATATGAAGCTGCATTGGAACACTGAGACAACTGCTACCAATTGGTATACCTGTAACTACTGGGGACGAAAAGGGGCAAAAAGGGCCGTTCTTGCTAGGGAACTTAATATGGACTCAATCGTTGAAATAAAAGAAAATGCAGAGGTAGAAATTGAGGTTCAGGTCCATGGTATGACTTGTATGTTCCAGTCCAAGAGAAATCTGATTGGGAATTATTTTGAATACCAAGGAAAAGAACTAGCTGTTGAAAAAAATAAGCTTGAAAACACAATGTTCTTATTCGATAAAGAGCGTGATAATAAATATCCGATTTTTGAGGATGAAAATGGTACTCATATTATGAGTCCAAATGATATCTGTATTATAGATGAACTAGCCGAAATGGTTGATGTAGGTATAGATAGTTTCAAAATAGATGGTATCCTAAAGTCTTCTGAGTATTTAATAGAAGTTACAAAAAAATACCGTGAAGCAATCGATCTTTGTGTTAATAATAGAGAAGAGTATGAAGACAAAAAGGACAGTTATTTAGAAGAAATAGAAGATATTCAACCTAAAAACAGACCGTTAGATACTGGGTTTTTCTTCAAGGAAACGGTCTATTAA
- a CDS encoding O-methyltransferase: MLSDEITAYLESLIPSRDNIIQEMEAYAQENNVPIMELVGIEAMLQILRLIQPASILEIGTAIGYSAIRMAKALPTANIVSIERDEIRYTKALEYIEMTNTSSQIKVHLGDALELADHPEGLGTSFDVIFIDAAKGQYQRFFNGYENLLSPNGVIITDNVLFKGLVAAEDVDIKRTRSLVNKIRTYNEWLINNPKYITTILPIGDGIAISKKRGV, translated from the coding sequence TTGCTTTCAGACGAAATTACAGCCTATTTAGAGTCACTTATTCCAAGTAGAGACAACATCATTCAAGAGATGGAAGCATATGCACAAGAAAATAATGTGCCTATTATGGAGTTGGTTGGAATTGAAGCTATGCTTCAGATTTTACGGTTAATTCAACCGGCTTCAATCCTCGAGATTGGAACAGCAATAGGTTATTCTGCAATACGAATGGCAAAAGCACTTCCGACAGCGAACATCGTTTCAATTGAACGAGATGAGATCCGATATACCAAGGCGTTAGAATATATAGAAATGACAAATACTAGTTCTCAAATAAAGGTTCATTTAGGGGATGCGCTAGAGCTAGCTGATCATCCAGAAGGCCTGGGTACATCGTTTGATGTCATTTTTATTGATGCAGCTAAGGGACAGTATCAGCGTTTCTTCAACGGCTATGAAAACCTGTTGTCACCAAATGGTGTGATCATCACTGATAATGTTTTATTTAAAGGACTCGTTGCCGCAGAAGATGTTGATATAAAACGTACCCGTAGCTTGGTCAATAAAATTAGGACATACAATGAATGGCTAATCAATAATCCAAAATATATAACTACGATATTGCCAATAGGTGACGGTATTGCGATAAGTAAAAAAAGAGGTGTTTAA
- the mltG gene encoding endolytic transglycosylase MltG: MSEMNSNENNLTNKLIEKQSEAKIVRRIVLIIFIITLLILSGIVGGGYLYIKSALQPVDPESSKQLDVSIPIGSSPTKIANILEENGIVKNAKIFRYYTKFKNESGFQAGEYKLTPSMTFEEIIASLKTGKIIEDVKFTLTIPEGKQLIQIAKIIGEKTNQGEEEVFNKLNDEKFITELMKLYPSVLTNEILHEDILYPLEGYLFPATYPFYKENPTIEDIVKTMLDKTENILIKYQGLADEKNMSAHQLLTMASLIEEEATAQTDRQKIASVFYNRIDIDMPLQTDPTVIYALGEHVDRVLYDHLEVDSPYNTYKVRGLPPGPIANAGEMSIEAALNPSETDYLYFLATSTGEVIFTRTLNEHNREKAKHIGN; encoded by the coding sequence ATGTCTGAAATGAATTCAAATGAAAATAATCTAACAAATAAATTAATAGAAAAACAAAGTGAAGCAAAAATTGTGAGAAGAATTGTCCTTATTATATTTATTATCACCCTTCTAATCCTTTCAGGAATAGTTGGAGGAGGCTATTTGTATATTAAGTCAGCTTTACAACCAGTTGATCCCGAAAGCTCAAAACAGTTAGATGTTTCAATTCCTATTGGATCTTCTCCAACGAAAATTGCTAATATACTTGAGGAAAACGGCATCGTAAAAAATGCAAAAATCTTTCGTTATTATACAAAATTCAAAAACGAGTCAGGATTTCAAGCGGGAGAGTATAAATTAACACCCTCCATGACCTTTGAAGAGATTATTGCTAGTCTAAAAACGGGTAAAATTATAGAAGATGTCAAGTTTACCTTAACGATTCCTGAAGGTAAACAATTAATTCAAATCGCAAAAATTATTGGTGAAAAAACGAACCAAGGCGAAGAAGAAGTATTTAACAAATTAAACGATGAAAAGTTCATTACGGAACTTATGAAACTTTATCCGAGCGTTCTAACAAATGAAATACTCCATGAGGATATTTTATATCCATTAGAAGGATATCTGTTCCCTGCAACCTATCCATTTTATAAGGAAAACCCGACAATTGAAGATATTGTTAAGACGATGTTAGATAAGACTGAAAATATCCTTATTAAATACCAAGGGCTTGCAGATGAGAAGAATATGTCTGCTCATCAGCTTCTAACGATGGCTTCACTAATTGAAGAAGAAGCAACTGCACAAACAGATCGCCAAAAAATCGCAAGTGTTTTTTATAACCGTATCGATATTGATATGCCGCTCCAAACTGATCCAACGGTTATCTATGCACTAGGTGAACACGTAGATCGAGTATTGTATGATCATTTAGAAGTTGATTCACCATATAACACGTATAAGGTACGAGGTCTTCCACCTGGACCGATTGCAAATGCCGGTGAAATGTCAATAGAGGCAGCACTTAACCCTTCAGAAACAGACTATTTATACTTCCTTGCAACTTCAACTGGTGAAGTTATTTTTACTAGAACATTGAATGAACATAATCGCGAAAAAGCTAAACATATTGGAAATTAG
- a CDS encoding DUF1292 domain-containing protein, whose protein sequence is MTHDDNQITVIDENGNEQLCEVLFTFDSEEFGKSYVLYYPIGADENDDEEIEIHASSFNSQSDSEEGELQPVETEEEWDMIEEMLNTFLAEEEE, encoded by the coding sequence ATGACACATGATGATAACCAAATTACAGTAATTGATGAAAACGGAAATGAGCAACTATGTGAAGTACTATTTACTTTTGATTCAGAAGAGTTCGGAAAATCATATGTACTATATTATCCAATAGGTGCAGATGAAAATGACGATGAAGAAATTGAAATTCACGCTTCAAGCTTCAACAGCCAGTCTGACAGTGAAGAAGGAGAACTTCAACCAGTTGAAACAGAAGAAGAGTGGGACATGATCGAAGAAATGCTAAACACATTTCTAGCTGAAGAAGAAGAATAA
- the ruvX gene encoding Holliday junction resolvase RuvX: MRVLGLDVGSKTIGVAISDEMGWTAQGIETIQINEERQIFGLDRLKEIVEEYQVDSFVIGFPKNMNGTIGPRGEASQAFAQMLTDHFGLPTILWDERLSTMAAEKLLISADVSRKKRKKVIDKMAAVMILQGYLDSKN, translated from the coding sequence ATGCGTGTACTTGGCTTAGATGTGGGTTCAAAAACAATTGGTGTAGCTATAAGTGATGAAATGGGATGGACAGCACAAGGAATTGAAACAATTCAAATTAATGAGGAAAGACAAATTTTTGGATTGGACAGGCTTAAAGAAATTGTTGAAGAGTATCAAGTAGATTCCTTTGTAATCGGATTTCCCAAAAATATGAATGGGACGATTGGGCCTAGAGGGGAAGCGAGTCAAGCTTTTGCGCAAATGTTAACTGATCACTTTGGGCTTCCAACAATACTTTGGGACGAGCGCTTATCTACTATGGCAGCTGAAAAGTTGTTAATTTCAGCTGATGTAAGTAGAAAAAAAAGAAAGAAAGTCATTGATAAAATGGCTGCAGTGATGATTTTACAAGGCTACTTAGATAGTAAGAATTAG
- a CDS encoding IreB family regulatory phosphoprotein gives MSSFDKTMQFNFPDDSMETNVNEVLFTVYEALQEKGYNPINQIVGYLLSGDPAYIPRHKDARNIIRKLERDELIEELVKSYLKSHREG, from the coding sequence ATGAGCTCATTTGATAAAACGATGCAATTTAACTTTCCTGATGACTCTATGGAAACAAATGTAAACGAAGTTTTGTTTACAGTGTATGAAGCATTACAGGAAAAAGGCTATAACCCAATTAATCAGATTGTAGGTTATTTATTGTCTGGAGATCCGGCTTATATTCCTCGTCATAAAGATGCCCGTAACATAATTCGAAAACTTGAGCGTGACGAATTAATTGAGGAGTTAGTGAAATCATATTTAAAGAGCCATCGCGAGGGATAA